From one Vannielia litorea genomic stretch:
- the rlmN gene encoding 23S rRNA (adenine(2503)-C(2))-methyltransferase RlmN: protein MTEANAPITQDVATIPRKLPEGGKRNIVGLTREGLAEALRSIGVADKQVRMRVNQIWQWVYQWGVRDWEAMTNLSKAFRAELDEHFEIAIPEVVKREVSADGTRKYLVRIAGGHEVETVYIPEEDRGTLCISSQVGCTLTCSFCHTGTQKLVRNLTAGEIVGQVMLARDDLGEWPEPGKGSDENGPRLLSNIVLMGMGEPLYNFDAVRDAMKIAMDGEGISLSRRRITLSTSGVVPEIAKCAEEIGCLLAVSFHATTDEVRDKLVPINKRWNIETLLNALREYPRLSNSERITFEYVMLDGVNDSDADAKRLVKLISGIPAKINLIPFNEWPGAPYKRSSWERIEAFADIVYKAGYASPIRTPRGEDIMAACGQLKSETERARKSRKEIAAEAGL, encoded by the coding sequence ATGACCGAGGCCAATGCCCCGATCACGCAAGACGTGGCGACGATACCCCGCAAGCTGCCCGAGGGCGGAAAGCGCAACATCGTCGGCTTGACCCGCGAAGGCCTCGCCGAGGCGCTACGCTCCATTGGCGTGGCCGACAAGCAGGTGCGGATGCGGGTGAACCAGATCTGGCAATGGGTCTACCAGTGGGGCGTGCGCGACTGGGAGGCGATGACGAACCTCTCCAAGGCCTTCCGCGCTGAGCTCGACGAGCACTTTGAAATCGCCATTCCCGAGGTGGTGAAGCGCGAGGTCAGCGCTGATGGCACCCGGAAGTACCTAGTGCGCATCGCGGGCGGGCATGAAGTAGAAACCGTCTATATCCCCGAGGAAGATCGCGGGACGCTCTGCATCTCCAGCCAGGTTGGCTGCACGCTGACCTGTTCGTTCTGCCACACAGGCACGCAGAAACTGGTGCGCAACCTCACGGCCGGCGAGATCGTGGGGCAGGTGATGCTGGCCCGTGACGATCTGGGCGAGTGGCCGGAGCCGGGCAAGGGCTCTGACGAGAACGGGCCGCGCCTGCTCTCGAACATCGTGCTGATGGGCATGGGGGAGCCGCTCTACAACTTTGACGCCGTGCGGGATGCGATGAAGATCGCTATGGATGGCGAGGGGATATCTCTGAGCCGCCGCCGGATCACGCTTTCCACCTCCGGCGTGGTGCCGGAGATCGCCAAATGCGCCGAAGAGATCGGCTGCCTGCTGGCGGTGAGCTTCCATGCCACCACCGACGAGGTGCGCGACAAGCTGGTGCCGATCAACAAGCGGTGGAACATCGAGACCCTGCTGAATGCCCTGCGAGAGTATCCGCGGCTCAGCAACTCGGAGCGGATCACCTTTGAATACGTCATGCTCGATGGGGTGAATGACAGCGACGCCGATGCGAAGCGGCTGGTGAAGCTGATCTCCGGCATCCCGGCGAAGATCAACCTGATCCCGTTCAACGAGTGGCCCGGCGCGCCCTACAAGCGGTCGAGCTGGGAGCGGATCGAGGCTTTTGCCGATATCGTCTACAAGGCGGGCTATGCCTCTCCGATCCGCACGCCGCGGGGTGAGGACATCATGGCGGCTTGCGGGCAGTTGAAGTCCGAGACTGAGCGGGCGCGGAAGAGCCGCAAGGAGATTGCGGCGGAGGCGGGGCTTTAA
- a CDS encoding asparaginase gives MQAELLVEVTRGGEVESVHHGHIAVVNAAGELVDGRGAPGLPAYPRSAAKMIQALPLVRSGAAAARHLGSEQLALSCASHNGALIHTKPVARWLAALELGEADLRCGPQMPDDRPAREGLIKTDESPCQFHNNCSGKHAGFLTLNSHLGGGPEYHEVDHPVQQAALAAWEDICDEATAGYGIDGCSAPNFRSSVTAMARAMAKFAVAAEGSAEQQLRDAMMAHPELVAGEGRACTEMMRAAKGKAAVKTGAEGYFTAILPDQGLGIALKVADGTTRAAECAMAALLVKYGVLDRNDPAVLKRWGPMTNRRNIEVGEVRPAF, from the coding sequence ATGCAGGCAGAGCTGCTGGTCGAGGTAACACGAGGTGGTGAGGTGGAATCGGTCCACCACGGCCATATCGCGGTGGTGAACGCCGCGGGAGAGCTGGTGGACGGGCGCGGTGCGCCGGGCCTACCGGCCTACCCGCGGTCGGCAGCCAAAATGATTCAAGCACTACCACTGGTGCGCTCCGGCGCGGCGGCGGCGCGGCACCTCGGCAGCGAGCAGCTTGCGCTCTCCTGCGCTTCGCACAACGGCGCGCTGATCCACACCAAGCCGGTCGCCCGCTGGCTCGCCGCGCTGGAACTGGGCGAGGCCGATTTGCGCTGCGGCCCACAGATGCCCGACGACCGCCCGGCCCGCGAAGGGCTGATCAAGACCGATGAGTCTCCGTGCCAGTTTCACAATAACTGCTCGGGCAAACACGCGGGCTTCCTGACCCTGAACAGCCACCTCGGCGGCGGGCCGGAGTACCACGAGGTCGATCATCCGGTGCAGCAGGCCGCTCTCGCGGCGTGGGAAGATATCTGCGACGAGGCGACAGCAGGCTACGGGATCGACGGTTGCTCGGCCCCGAACTTCCGCAGCTCTGTCACCGCGATGGCCCGCGCGATGGCCAAGTTCGCGGTGGCTGCCGAAGGCTCGGCTGAGCAACAGCTGCGCGATGCGATGATGGCCCACCCCGAGCTTGTGGCCGGTGAAGGCCGGGCCTGCACTGAGATGATGCGGGCGGCAAAGGGCAAGGCGGCGGTTAAGACCGGGGCCGAGGGCTACTTCACCGCAATCCTGCCGGATCAGGGCCTTGGCATCGCGCTGAAGGTGGCGGATGGCACGACCCGCGCGGCAGAATGCGCGATGGCCGCGCTGCTGGTGAAATACGGCGTGTTGGATCGGAATGACCCGGCTGTCCTGAAGCGCTGGGGGCCCATGACCAACCGGCGCAACATCGAAGTGGGTGAGGTCAGGCCCGCGTTCTGA
- a CDS encoding L-lactate dehydrogenase has protein sequence MKLGIVGAGMVGSAAAYACGLLGQARHIVLVDANGALARGQAEDIAHAMPFASACTLEAGGLDALAGADVVIIAAGVAQKPGESRLDLLTRNAEVFREVLEGITRHAPHALLLIASNPVDIMTGITTRLAGLQPTRVIGSGTILDTARFRHLLGSELGVDPRSVHAYVLGEHGDSEVLAWSSARVGALPLEEVAAQVGRPLGREARDRIDEGVRRAAYTIIEGKGATWYGIGAGLARLVEAIGGDEASVHSVSIVTPHIAGVSEVPLSLPRLIGAKGVLADLPPELSPQETADLARSAKLLKDTLDALPLD, from the coding sequence ATGAAGCTCGGAATCGTCGGGGCCGGTATGGTCGGGAGCGCGGCGGCCTATGCCTGCGGGCTGCTCGGCCAGGCGCGGCACATCGTGCTGGTCGATGCCAACGGCGCCCTTGCGCGCGGCCAGGCCGAGGACATTGCCCATGCCATGCCATTTGCATCGGCCTGCACCTTGGAGGCCGGAGGGCTCGACGCGCTGGCCGGTGCCGACGTGGTGATCATAGCTGCCGGTGTGGCGCAAAAGCCGGGCGAGTCGCGGCTCGATCTGCTGACGCGGAACGCCGAGGTTTTCAGGGAGGTGCTGGAAGGAATTACTCGTCACGCACCCCACGCGCTTCTGCTCATTGCCTCCAACCCGGTCGATATCATGACCGGCATCACCACCCGCCTCGCAGGCCTGCAGCCCACCCGCGTCATCGGCTCTGGCACGATCCTCGACACCGCACGCTTCCGCCATCTTCTGGGCAGCGAACTCGGCGTCGATCCGCGCTCGGTGCATGCCTATGTGCTCGGCGAGCACGGCGACAGCGAGGTGCTGGCCTGGTCCTCGGCCCGTGTCGGCGCGCTGCCGCTGGAGGAGGTCGCGGCGCAGGTGGGCCGGCCATTGGGCCGCGAGGCCCGCGACCGGATTGACGAGGGCGTGCGCCGCGCCGCCTACACCATCATCGAGGGCAAGGGCGCCACGTGGTATGGCATCGGCGCCGGGCTGGCCCGGCTGGTCGAGGCCATTGGCGGGGACGAGGCCTCGGTGCATTCGGTTTCCATAGTCACCCCGCATATCGCAGGCGTCTCTGAAGTGCCGCTCTCGCTGCCTCGCCTCATCGGCGCCAAGGGCGTCTTGGCCGACCTGCCGCCCGAACTCTCGCCACAAGAAACCGCCGACCTCGCCCGCAGCGCCAAACTCCTC
- a CDS encoding invasion associated locus B family protein, whose protein sequence is MNNRILAGLVAGGLAMGAGAGFAQESDNRVAAKTDWSVFVEDDPKECWSVSAPKETVNTRDGRVVAVRRSDILLFVTFRPGNGAGEVSFTGGYPFAGGSTVTLDIGGTQFELFTEGEWAWSASPQDDAKILTAMKRGAEAKLSARSSRGTRTEDTFSLLGLTAAIEEAEQRCGG, encoded by the coding sequence ATGAACAACCGGATTTTGGCTGGCCTCGTGGCTGGCGGACTTGCAATGGGCGCGGGCGCCGGCTTTGCGCAGGAGAGCGACAACCGCGTGGCGGCAAAGACCGACTGGTCGGTGTTCGTCGAGGACGATCCCAAGGAGTGCTGGAGCGTTTCGGCCCCCAAGGAAACCGTCAACACCCGCGATGGCCGTGTCGTGGCCGTGCGTCGGAGCGACATCCTGCTCTTCGTCACGTTCCGCCCTGGCAATGGTGCGGGTGAGGTGAGCTTCACCGGCGGTTACCCGTTTGCCGGCGGTTCGACCGTGACGCTGGATATCGGCGGCACCCAGTTCGAGCTCTTCACCGAGGGCGAGTGGGCTTGGTCGGCCAGCCCGCAGGACGATGCCAAGATCCTCACCGCCATGAAGCGCGGCGCCGAGGCCAAACTTTCGGCCCGGTCCAGCAGGGGCACCCGCACCGAGGACACCTTCTCGCTTCTGGGCCTCACTGCGGCTATTGAAGAGGCCGAGCAACGCTGCGGCGGTTGA
- the serB gene encoding phosphoserine phosphatase SerB, with the protein MFIASLIARPGGLDPAAVVALRNAWGGGDVQWLAPDEAAEFELLGALPTNAPEVSADMRAMGVDLNILPGEGRKKRLLLADMDSTMIEQECIDELAAEAGVGERVAAITARAMNGELDFFEALDERVSLLEGLPVSVIDKVLAERISCRPGGKVLLATMKANGARTALVSGGFTAFTAKVAAELGFDEHRANVLLTEGESLSGKVQKPALGSDAKVEALMDIASEMGLSNLDAIAVGDGANDLPMLDTAGIGVALHAKPTVAAQCDVRVDHGDLTALLFLQGYAKSEFAG; encoded by the coding sequence ATGTTCATTGCGTCTTTGATTGCCCGCCCCGGCGGGCTGGATCCGGCAGCCGTGGTCGCCCTGCGCAACGCATGGGGCGGCGGCGATGTGCAATGGCTTGCGCCCGATGAGGCGGCGGAGTTCGAACTGCTTGGCGCCTTGCCGACCAACGCACCCGAGGTCAGCGCCGACATGCGTGCGATGGGCGTTGATCTCAACATCCTGCCCGGCGAGGGGCGCAAGAAGCGGCTTCTGCTGGCCGACATGGACTCCACCATGATCGAGCAGGAGTGCATCGACGAGCTTGCAGCCGAAGCAGGCGTGGGCGAGCGGGTGGCGGCCATCACGGCGCGGGCGATGAACGGCGAGCTGGACTTTTTCGAGGCGCTGGACGAGCGGGTGAGCCTGCTGGAGGGATTGCCGGTGAGTGTGATCGACAAGGTGCTGGCCGAGCGGATCAGCTGCCGGCCCGGCGGCAAGGTGCTGCTGGCAACGATGAAGGCCAATGGGGCCCGCACGGCGCTGGTCTCTGGCGGGTTCACCGCCTTTACTGCAAAGGTGGCCGCAGAGCTTGGCTTTGACGAGCACCGCGCCAATGTGCTGCTGACCGAAGGCGAGAGCCTGAGCGGCAAGGTGCAAAAACCCGCGCTCGGGAGCGATGCGAAGGTCGAGGCGCTGATGGATATCGCCAGCGAGATGGGCCTGAGCAACCTCGATGCCATCGCCGTGGGCGACGGGGCGAACGACCTGCCGATGCTGGATACGGCGGGCATTGGCGTGGCCCTGCACGCCAAACCCACCGTGGCCGCGCAATGCGATGTGCGCGTGGATCACGGCGACCTGACCGCACTGCTTTTCCTTCAGGGCTACGCGAAATCGGAGTTCGCGGGGTAG